The following are encoded together in the Ignavibacteriota bacterium genome:
- a CDS encoding peptidoglycan-binding protein, whose translation MEGAMVKSIQTALKAAGFHPGKLDGVFGLKTHAAVVAFQLSKGLIADGEVGPLTAKELRVVLT comes from the coding sequence ATGGAAGGGGCGATGGTGAAGAGCATACAAACCGCCCTCAAAGCCGCCGGTTTCCACCCCGGCAAACTCGACGGAGTCTTCGGCTTAAAAACCCACGCCGCCGTTGTCGCGTTTCAGCTCAGCAAAGGACTCATCGCCGATGGCGAAGTAGGCCCCCTCACCGCGAAGGAGTTGCGGGTTGTGCTTACTTGA